One Phaseolus vulgaris cultivar G19833 chromosome 2, P. vulgaris v2.0, whole genome shotgun sequence DNA window includes the following coding sequences:
- the LOC137809992 gene encoding uncharacterized protein, producing MGLFRKIAGFLGLGNHDHDSKDAAADEHDVHPRTTPHRVRETGPRKGFSVPAQVVVDRHHLAPVLTPSTSGDGGLQGLGWYAKRLRMDEDGDVADEFLDEVSSTMPEGLADDHHKTQARFKVKNGTKAVRVNKQILLDGKIIPHCVEHQGRL from the exons ATGGGACTGTTCCGAAAGATTGCTGGATTTCTAGGGCTTGGAAACCACGATCACGATTCCAAGGATGCCGCCGCCGATGAACACGACGTCCATCCCCGTACGACACCGCATCGAGTCAGAGAAACCGGTCCTCGTAAAGGCTTTAGCGTCCCTGCCCAGGTCGTCGTCGATCGCCACCACCTAGCACCCGTTCTCACTCCCTCTACGTCCGGCGACGGCGGACTTCAG GGTCTGGGTTGGTATGCTAAGCGTCTTAGGATGGACGAAGATGGAGATGTGGCAGATGAATTCCTTGATGAGGTGTCGTCAACGATGCCAGAAGGACTTGCAGATGATCATCATAAAACACAGGCAAGGTTTAAAGTGAAGAATGGGACTAAGGCAGTAAGAGTGAACAAACAGATCCTATTAGATGGGAAAATTATTCCTCATTGTGTGGAACACCAGGGCAGATTGTAG
- the LOC137809994 gene encoding protein LOL1-like produces the protein MPVPLAPYPPPPPYTPPPNGAQSQVVCSGCRNLLLYPVGATSVCCAVCNAVTTVPPPEMAQLVCGGCHTLLMFIRGATNVQCSCCHTVNLALEANQVAHVNCGNCEMLLRYQYGARSVKCAICSFVTSVGTSTITTSEQKFST, from the exons ATGCCCGTTCCGCTTGCCCCCTACCCTCCACCACCTCCATATACGCCTCCACCAAATG GTGCGCAGAGTCAAGTTGTATGTTCTGGGTGTAGAAACCTTCTGCTTTATCCAGTTGGAGCCACCTCAGTGTGCTGTGCTGTTTGCAATGCAGTCACAACTGTGCCACCTCCTG AAATGGCCCAGTTAGTATGTGGAGGCTGCCACACTCTCCTCATGTTCATCCGTGGAGCCACAAATGTCCAATGCTCTTGTTGTCACACAGTCAATCTAGCTTTGGAAG CAAATCAGGTGGCACATGTCAACTGTGGGAACTGTGAGATGCTACTCAGGTACCAATATGGAGCAAGATCCGTGAAATGTGCCATTTGCAGTTTTGTAACATCAGTTGGG ACCTCAACAATCACCACCTCAGAGCAGAAATTCAGCACCTAA